CGCCCCGCGCGTGCTGTTCGGCGTCGACGGCTATGTCCACGGCGGCAAGCGATTCGACTCGTTGAGCAAGGTGCGGGAGATTGTGGACGGGCTGCCGTCTTTGGAGCGCGTCATCGTGTTGCCGTACTTGCACGAGTCGCCTGACGTGTCCGCCATCCGGGCGGCCGTGCGCTGGGAGGACGCCATGGCGCCGGCGGGCGATGGCGAGATCGCGTTCGAGTCGCTACCGTTCGATCATCCGCTCTACATCCTGTACTCGAGCGGCACGACCGGCGCCCCGAAATGTATCGTCCACGGTGCGGGCGGCACGCTGCTCCAGCATCTCAAGGAGCACCAGCTCCACTGCGACATCCATCCCCGCGATCGGGTGTTCTACTTCACGACGTGCGGCTGGATGATGTGGAACTGGCTGCTCACCGCGCTGGCCTCCGGCGCCACGCTGCTCCTGTACGACGGCTCGCCGTTCCATCCGGACGGCAACGTGCTGTTCGACTTCGCGGAGGCGGAGAGGATGACGCTGTTCGGCACCTCCGCGAAATTCATCGACGCGGCGAGCAAGGCAGGCCTCGAGCCCGCGCGCACGCACCGCCTGGACGCGCTCCGCACGATGACCTCCACGGGCTCGCCGCTGGCCCCCGAGAGCTTCGACTACGTCTACCGCGCAATCAAGAAGGATCTGCACCTCGCGTCGATCTCCGGGGGGACCGACATCATCAGCTGCTTTGTCGGCGGGAATCCATGCGGGCCGGTCTGGCGCGGGGAAATCCAGACAAGAGCGCTGGGGATGGACGTCGACGTGTTCGACGAGACCGGCACGCCGGTGCGGCAGGAGAAGGGGGAGCTGGTGTGCCGGCGATCGTTCCCGTCGATGCCCGTCGGGTTCTGGAACGACCCGGACGACTGCAAGTACCGCGCGGCGTATTTCGAGAAATACCCCGGCGTGTGGGCCCATGGGGACTACGCCGAAATCACGGACCATGACGGCGTCATCATCCACGGCCGGTCCGACGCCGTCCTGAACCCCGGCGGCGTGCGGATCGGCACGGCCGAGATCTACCGGCAGGTCGAACAGCTCCCGGAAGTGCTCGAAAGCCTGGTCGTCGGCCAGCACTGGCAGGGAGACGAGCGGGTCGTGCTGTTCGTCCATCTGCGCGAGGGCGTCGCGCTCGATGCGGCGCTCCAGCAGCGCATTCGCGACCAGATCCGCCGGAACACGACCCCACGACACGTACCCGCGCGCATCGTCGCGGTGCGTGACATCCCGCGGACGAAGAGCGGAAAAATCACCGAGCTTGCCGTCCGCGACGTCGTCCACGGGCGCCAGGTGAAGAACCGCGAGGCGCTCGCCAATCCTGATGCCCTTGATTTGTATCGCAATCTTCCAGAACTGGAATCCTGATGAGTCTTGATGCCTATCTCGTGAGCGCGTGCCGCACCCCGATTGGAGCGTTCGGCGGCGCGCTGAAAGATCTGTCCGCCGCCGACCTCGGCGCCATCGTCGTCCGCGAGGCGCTTGCACGGGCCGGCGCCCGCCCGGAGGAGGTGGGCGACGTCATCCTTGGGTGCGTGCTGCAGGCCGGAGCCGGCATGAACGTGGCGCGGCAGGCGGCCCTCAAGGCCGGCCTGCCGGTCGAAGTGCCCGCCGAGACGATCAACCGCGTCTGCGGGTCCGGCCTCTCGGCCGTCGTCCATGCGGTCGAGGCGTTGCGGTGCGGGTATGTCGATGTGCTCGTGGCCGGTGGCGCCGAGTCGATGAGCAATGCGCCGTACGTCCTCAAGGGAGCGCGCTGGGGCTACCGCATGGGTCACCAGGAGGTC
This Acidobacteriota bacterium DNA region includes the following protein-coding sequences:
- a CDS encoding acetoacetate--CoA ligase yields the protein MPPLWTPSADRIRHARLTAFVEYLERTHGQPFADYAALHAFSVGNRPAFWSAVWEFCGVLAETRGDTAAADIDRMPGAKYFPGARLNFARNLLRRRDDGEAIVFRSEIGQRRAISHRRLYDSVAAVAATLRGHGIRPGDRVCGYMPNVPETMIAALGAAAVGAIWSSTSPDFGVQGVLDRFGQIAPRVLFGVDGYVHGGKRFDSLSKVREIVDGLPSLERVIVLPYLHESPDVSAIRAAVRWEDAMAPAGDGEIAFESLPFDHPLYILYSSGTTGAPKCIVHGAGGTLLQHLKEHQLHCDIHPRDRVFYFTTCGWMMWNWLLTALASGATLLLYDGSPFHPDGNVLFDFAEAERMTLFGTSAKFIDAASKAGLEPARTHRLDALRTMTSTGSPLAPESFDYVYRAIKKDLHLASISGGTDIISCFVGGNPCGPVWRGEIQTRALGMDVDVFDETGTPVRQEKGELVCRRSFPSMPVGFWNDPDDCKYRAAYFEKYPGVWAHGDYAEITDHDGVIIHGRSDAVLNPGGVRIGTAEIYRQVEQLPEVLESLVVGQHWQGDERVVLFVHLREGVALDAALQQRIRDQIRRNTTPRHVPARIVAVRDIPRTKSGKITELAVRDVVHGRQVKNREALANPDALDLYRNLPELES